The following is a genomic window from Oncorhynchus masou masou isolate Uvic2021 unplaced genomic scaffold, UVic_Omas_1.1 unplaced_scaffold_5174, whole genome shotgun sequence.
CACTGTGTTAGGTAAACGtgcacgtgcaaacacacacagagtaatgtAGCAGAGACCGGTTCACTGGAGAGTCCTACACTGTGTTAGGTAAACGtgcacgtgcaaacacacacagagtaatgtAGCAGAGACCGGTTCACTGGAGAGTCCTACACTGTGTTAGGTAAACGTGCACGTGCAAACACACAGAGTAATGTAGCAGAGACCGGGTCACTGGAGAGTCCTACACTGTGTTAGGTaaacgtgcaaacacacacagagtaatgtAGCAGAGACCGGGTCACTGGAGAGTCCTACACTGTGTTAGGTaaacgtgcaaacacacacagagtaatgtAGCAGAGACCGGTTCACTGGAGAGTCCTACACTGTGTTAGGTAAACGtgcacgtgcaaacacacacagagtaatgtAGCAGAGACCGGGTCACTGGAGAGTCCTACACTGTGTTAGGTGAACGtgcacgtgcaaacacacacagagtaatgtAGCAGAGACCGGGTCACTGGAGAGTCCTACACTGTGTTAGGTaaacgtgcaaacacacacagagtaatgtAGCAGAGACCGGGTCACTGGAGAGTCCTACACTGTGTTAGGTAAACGTGCACGTGCAAAACACACAGAGTAATGTAGCAGAGACCGGTTCACTGGAGAGTCCTACACTGTGTTAGGTAAACGtgcacgtgcaaacacacacagagtaatgtAGCAGAGACCGGTTCACTGGAGAGTCCTACACTGTGTTAGGTAAACGtgcacgtgcaaacacacacagagtaatgtAGCAGAGACCGGGTCACTGGAGAGTCCTACACTGTGTTAGGTAAACGtgcacgtgcaaacacacacagagtaatgtAGCAGAGACCGGTTCACTGGAGAGTCCTACACTGTGTTAGGTAAACGtgcacgtgcaaacacacacagagtaatgtAGCAGAGACCGGTTCACTGGAGAGTCCTACACTGTGTTAGGTAAACGtgcacgtgcaaacacacacagagtaatgtAGCAGAGACCGGGTCACTGGAGAGTCCTACACTGTGTTAGGTaaacgtgcaaacacacacagagtaatgtAGCAGAGACCGGTTCACTGGAGAGTCCTACACTGTGTTAGGTAAACGtgcacgtgcaaacacacacagagtaatgtAGCAGAGACCGGTTCACTGGAGAGTCCTACACTGTGTTAGGTAAACGtgcacgtgcaaacacacacagagtaatgtAGCAGAGACCGGTTCACTGGAGAGTCCTACACTGTGTTAGGTAAACGtgcacgtgcaaacacacacagagtaatgtAGCAGAGACCGGTTCACTGGAGAGTCCTACACTGTGTTAGGTAAACGtgcacgtgcaaacacacacagagtaatgtAGCAGAGACCGGTTCACTGGAGAGTCCTACACTGTGTTAGGTAAACGtgcacgtgcaaacacacacagagtaatgtAGCAGAGACCGGTTCACTGGAGAGTCCTACACTGTGTTAGGTAAACGtgcacgtgcaaacacacacagagtaatgtAGCAGAGACCGGTTCACTGGAGAGTCCTACACTGTGTTAGGTAAACGTGCACGTGCAAACACACAGAGTAATGTAGCAGAGACCGGTTCACTGGAGAGTCCTACACTGTGTTAGGTAAACGtgcacgtgcaaacacacacagagtaatgtAGCAGAGACCGGGTCACTGGAGAGTCCTACACTGTGTTAAATAAACGtgcacgtgcaaacacacacagagtaatgtAGCAGAGACCGGTTCACTGGAGAGTCCTACACTGTGTTAGGTAAACGTGCACGTGCAAACACACAGAGTAATGTAGCAGAGACCGGGTCACTGGAGAGTCCTACACTGTGTTAGGTAAACGtgcacgtgcaaacacacacagagtaatgtAGCAGAGACCGGGTCACTGGAGAGTCCTACACTGTGTTAGGTAAACGtgcacgtgcaaacacacacagagtaatgtAGCAGAGACCGGTTCACTGGAGAGTCCTACACTGTGTTAGGTAAACGtgcacgtgcaaacacacacagagtaatgtAGCAGAGACCGGTTCACTGGAGAGTCCTACACTGTGTTAGGTAAACGTGCACGTGCAAACACACAGAGTAATGTAGCAGAGACCGGTTCACTGGAGAGTCCTACACTGTGTTAGGTAAACGtgcacgtgcaaacacacacagagtaatgtAGCAGAGACCGGTTCACTGGAGAGTCCTACACTGTGTTAGGTAAACGtgcacgtgcaaacacacacagagtaatgtAGCAGAGACCGGTTCACTGGAGAGTCCTACACTCTGTTAGGTaaacgtgcaaacacacacagagtaatgtAGCAGAGACCGGTTCACTGGAGAGTCCTACACTGTGTTAGGTAAACGtgcacgtgcaaacacacacagagtaatgtAGCAGAGACCGGGTCACTGGAGAGTCCTACACTGTGTTAGGTAAACGtgcacgtgcaaacacacacagagtaatgtAGCAGAGACCGGGTCACTGGAGAGTCCTACACTGTGTTAAATAAACGtgcacgtgcaaacacacacagagtaatgtAGCAGAGACCGGGTCACTGGAGAGTCCTACACTGTGTTAGGTAAACGtgcacgtgcaaacacacacagagtaatgtAGCAGAGACCGGTTCACTGGAGAGTCCTACACTGTGTTAGGTAAACGtgcacgtgcaaacacacacagagtaatgtAGCAGACCGGTTCACTGGAGAGTCCTACACTGTGTTAGGTaaacgtgcaaacacacacagagtaatgtAGCAGAGACCGGTTCACTGGAGAGTCCTACACTGTGTTAGGTAAACGtgcacgtgcaaacacacacagagtaatgtAGCAGAGACCGGGTCACTGGAGAGTCCTACACTGTGTTAGGTaaacgtgcaaacacacacagagtaatgtAGCAGAGACCGGGTCACTGGAGAGTCCTACACTGTGTTAGGTAAACGtgcacgtgcaaacacacacagagtaatgtAGCAGAGACCGGGTCACTGGAGAGTCCTACACTGTGTTAGGTAAACGtgcacgtgcaaacacacacagagtaatgtAGCAGAGACCGGGTCACTGGAGAGTCCTACACTGTGTTAGGTAAACGtgcacgtgcaaacacacacagagtaatgtAGCAGAGACCGGTTCACTGGAGAGTCCTACACTGTGTTAGGTAAACGtgcacgtgcaaacacacacagagtatgTGTTAGGTAGGTAAACACAACATCCACACAACGCTGTGTTAAGTAGGTAAACACTACCAACCTTaaagcactcacatctgtagccatgaagtgctttgaaaggctggtcatggctcacatcaacaccattatcccagaaaccctagacccactccaattagcatacagccccaacagatccacagatgatgctatctctattgcactccacactgccctcacccacctggacaaaaggaacacctgtgtgagaatgctgttcattgactacggCTCAGCATTCAATATCATACGGTCTTCCAAGCTCAACACACATTAGTGTTGTGTCAGTCACTACCCACATAGTATAgtcagtagtggtgtgttgtCACTGCTCTGTCAGATGTTCAATAAGtgaggacagagtgctaggtaaATATGTTCAACAGGGTTTTCCTGTTACTGTGCATTGTCCACTCCCAAGGGATTGAAAAGGTTTCCTGTCCTCCACACCCAGGAATAACATGACGATGTAATTATATCATATCCACTCCCAACAGACACCAGCAATGAGTAACACTATGCGCGTCTGTGTAGTGATTGATTCAaatgtcctgtctgtcctctccagtcACCAGCCAGGTGTTATGTAAGACGTTGTAATAGCATAGTGTCCACCCACCAGGTGACACCAACATGCAAGTTGTGAGGTTTGCTCTGTCTGTCACGAAGGGATTGATAAGCCTTAATGTCTGtacccccccctctcctcagGTGATACCATTATGGACTGTGGTCAACACTACTGGGAGGTGAAAGCCCTTAAAGATTGTAAGTCCTACAGTGTTGGGGTCTCCTACAGGAACCTGGGAAAGTTTGACCAGCTGGGTAAGACCAACACAACCTGGTGTATCCACATCAACAACTGGCTGCAGCCCTCCTTCGCTGCCAAGCACAACAACAAGGCCAAGAGCCTGGACGGCACCGCGCCTGGACGCATCGGGGTCTTCTGTGACCTGGACTCAGGTGGGTTGATGTCCGAGACATATAGGAACCACACCTGGGTtcaaaaaataattttaaatatTTCAGATACTTTTGAGTATTTGCTTTAGCGTGCCTGAGATGGCAGAAAGGTGGTGTTTACACTTTGGGGACTATTTAGTTGGTTACGTTTCGGCAGGAAAGCTCAGTCAAGCACAGCTAAAGTATTAGGAGCTAGCAGCCATTGTTGATCCATACATTTATGCAGCTAGCAGCCGTTGTTGATCCATACATTGATGCAGCTAGCAGCCGTTGTTGATCCATACATTGATGCAGCTAGCAGTCGTTGTTGATCCATACATTGATGCAGCTAGCAGCCATTGTTGATCCATACATTGATGCAGCTAGCAGCCGTTGTTGAGCCATACATTGATGCAGCTAGCAGCCGTTGTTGATCCATACATTGATGCAGCTAGCAGCTGTTGTTGAGCCAAACATTGATGCAGCTAGCAGCCGTTGTTGATCCATACATTGATGCAGCTAGCAGCCGTTGTTGAGCCATACATTGATGCAGCTAGCAGCCGTTGTTGATCCATACATTGATGCGGCTAGCAGCCGTTGTTGAGCCATACATTTATGCAGCTAGCAGCTGTTGTTGAGCCATACATTGATGCAGCTAGCAGCCGTTGTTGATCCCATACATTGATGCAGCTAGCAGCCGTTGTTGAGCCATACATTGATGCAGCTAGCAGCTGTTGTTGAGCCATACATTGATGCAGCTAGCAGCCGTTGTTGATCCCATACATTGGTGCAGCTAGCAGCCGTTGTTGAGCCATACATTGATGCAGCTAGCAGCCGTTGTTGAGCCATACATTTATGCAGGTAGCAGCTACTGAGTTCGGCGGGTCCTCATTGTTGTACGCGGTACAGATTGGTGTGTTTTAGTCAGTCTGGGTGGAATACCATATCCCTCAGGCGCTGGCATCCCGTATACACAGGCCATCGGATACGGCCATATTGGATTTCATCTCCCTTCCTCAGGAAATGATTACAAACTAGGCTTTTCTCCTCTGACGATCAGAACACACTTTACACCGTGCTCTCTCTGCGCTTGAAGTGACGTGGATACAGTAGTTTTAATGCTGTTTTGTTTTCTCTTGGTCTCCCTCAGGACAACTGTCCTTCTACAATGCTGAAACTAAGCAGTTGATCCACACGTTCAAGGCTAAGTTTAGCCAACCTGTTGTACCAGCCTTCATGGTAAGTTTTGTCTGTATTGTGGTTGACCGCCACTCCCACACACCTGTGTATTATATCCCCTGCCGGTCCTCGAGAACTAGGTAACACCAGAGAACTTGTCTTGCCTTTCCTCGAGAACTAGATAACACCAGAGAACTTGTCTTGCCTTTCCTCAAGAACTAGATAACACCAGAGAACTTGTCTTGCCTTTCCTCGAGAACTAGATAACACCAGAGAACTTGTCCTGCCTTTCCTCGAGAACTAGATAACACCAGAGAACTTGTCTTGCCTTTCCTCAAGAACTAGGTAACACCAGAGAACTTGTCCTGCCTTTCCTCAATAACTAGATAACACCAGAGAACTTGTCTTGCCTTTCCTCAAGAACTAGGTAACACCAGAGAACTTGTCTTGCCTTTCCTCAAGAACTAGATAACACCAGAGAACTTGTCCTGCCTTTCCTCAAGAACTAGATAACACCAGAGAACTTGTCCTGCCTTTCTTGAACTAAACACTCGTACTTGTCTTTTCTAACCAGCACTGACATTGCTGAAGAAATGTACTTACTGTCACTAGTATCTGGTTGTCCCACCTTTCTGTCTCATGATGATGACTGCACTGACTGTACGTCTCTCTGGGTAAGAGCCTCTGATACGCTGTCTCTCTGGGTAAGAGCCTCTGATACGCTGTCTCTCTGGGTAAGAGCCTctgataggctgtctctctggaTAACAGCCTCTGATACGCTGTCTCTCTGGGTAAGAGCCTCTGATACGCTGTCTCTCTGGGTAAGAGCCTCTGATACgctgtctctctggataagagcctctgataggctgtctctctggataagagcctctgATACGCTGTCTCTCTGGATAACAGCCTCTGATACGCTGTCTCTCTGGGTAAGAGCCTCTGATACGCTGTCTCTCTGGGTAAGAGCCTCTGATACgctgtctctctggataagagcctctgataggctgtctctctggataagagcctctgatacgctgtctctctggataagagcctctgatacgctgtctctctggataagagcctctgatacgctgtctctctggataagagcctctgATACGCTGTCTCTCTGGGTAAGAGCCTCTGATACGCTGTCTCTCTGGGTAAGAGCCTCTGATACGCTGTCTCTCTGGGTAAGAGCCTCTGATACGCTGTCTCTCTGGGTAAGAGCCTCTGATACgttgtctttctgggtaagagcCTCTGATACgctgtctctctggataagagcctctgataggctgtctctctgggTAAGAGCCTCTGATACgctgtctctctggataagagcctctgATACGCTGTCTCTCTGGGTAAGAGCCTCTGATACGCTGTCTCTCTGGGTAAGAGCCTCTGATACGCTGTCTCTCTGGGTAAGAGCCTCTGATACGCTGTCTCTCTGGGTAAGAGCCTCTGATACgttgtctttctgggtaagagcCTCTGATACgctgtctctctggataagagcctctgataggctgtctctctggataagagccggTCCCTAGCGGGCCAATATGACACGTGTTACAcaaaatggggatttaaaagagagagagagtacatgaGAGAAAAACCCACTTGGGtgcatttgtcagctatgcttatttTAATCCTAACCTTGTCCCGGACTgacgctcttatgggtcagaatataatgatgtaattacgtgtcaGAGGTCTCAGATGGGGGGTCTCTGAGTGGACAGTGTGGGAGGTCTCAGTCTCTGAGTGGACAGTGTGGGGGGTCTCAGATGGGGGTCTCTGAGTGGACAGTGTGGGAGGTCTCAGATGGGGGTCTCTGAGTTGACAGTGTGGGAGGTCTCAGATGAAGTGTCTCTGAGTGGACAGTGTGGGAGGTCTCAGTCTCTGAGTGGACAGTGTGGGAGGTCTCAGATGGGGGGTCTCTGAGTGGACAGTGTGGGAGGTCTCAGTCTCTGAGTGGACAGTGTGGGAGGTCTCAGATGGGGGGTCTCTGAGTTGACAGTGTGGGAGGTCTCAGATGAAGTGTCTCTGAGTGGACAGTGTGGGAGGTCTCAGTCTCTGAGTGGACAGTGTGGGAGGTCTCAGATGGGGGGTCTCTGAGTGGACAGTGTGGGAGGTCTCAGTCTCTGAGTGGACAGTGTGGGAGGTCTCAGATGGGGAGTCTCTGAGTGGACAGTGTGGGGGGTCTCAGATGGGGGGTCTCTGAGTGGACAGTGTGGGAGGTCTCAGATGGGGTGTCTCTGAGTGGACAGTGTGGGAGGTCTCAGTCTCTGAGTGGACAGTGTGGGAGGTCTCCGATGGGGGGTCTCTGAGTTGACAGTGTGGGAGGTCTCTGATGGGGTGTCTCTGAGTTGACAGTGTGGGAGGTCTCCGATGGGGGGTCTCTGAGTGGACAGTGTGGGGGGTCTCAGATGGGAGGTCTCTGAGTGGACAGTGTGGGAGGTCTCTGAGTGGACAGTGTGGGGGGTCTCAGATGGGAGGTCTCTGAGTGGACAGTGTGGGAGGTCTCTGAGTGGACAGTGTGGGAGGTCTCAGATGGGGGGTCTCTGAGTGGACAGTGTGGGGGTCTGAGTGGACAGTGTGGGAGGTCTCAGTCTCTGAGTGGACAGTGTGGGGGGTCTCAGATGGGGGTCTCTGAGTGGACAGTGTGGGAGGTCTCAGTCTCTGAGTGGACAGTGTGGGGGTCTCAGATGGGGTGTCTCTGAGTGGACAGTGTGGGGGTCTCTGAGTGGACAGTGTGGGAGGTCTCAGTCTCTGAGTGGACAGTGTGGGGGTCTCAGATGGGGGGTCTCTGAGTGGACAGTGTGGGGGGTCTCAGATGGGGTCTCTGAGTGGACAGTGTGGGGGGTCTCTGAGTGGACAGTGTGGGAGGTCTCAGTCTCTGAGTGGACAGTGTGGGAGGTCTCAGATGGGGGGTCTCTGAGTGGACAGTGTGGGGGTCTCTGAGTGGACAGTGTGGGGGTCTCTGAGTGGACAGTGTGGGGGTCTCAGATGGGGGTCTCTGAGTGGACAGTGTGGGAGGTCTCTGAGTGGACAGTGTGGGGGGTCTCTGAGTGGACAGTGTGGATGGTCTCTGAGTGGACAGTGTGGGAGGTCTCTGAGTGGACAGTGTGGCGGTCTCTGAGTGGACAGTGTGGGGGGTCTCTGAGTGGACAGTGTGGGGGGTCTGAGTGGACAGTGTGGGGGTCTCTGAGTGGACAGTGTGGGGGGTCTCAGATGGGGGTCTCTGAGTGGACCGGATACCAACTTCTCTGATGACGGCACATCTTCAGTTACTGGGTGTAGCTCTCTCGTTTCTCCTCACGGTGTCAGTGTCCTTTCTCTTAGTGGTCCGTTTCCTCGTCCTCGTTCTGAAAAGGGTCTTTGGAGGAGGGCCAAATCAGCCGTGGGGATGGTTCCAGCGGGAGGGAAACAGTGTAGACACACGGTTCCTTGGAGAGTGGTGACCGGGTGGTCCTGCTGGAATTCACCCCCTTCAGATACAGCTACTCTTCCATCGGTTGTTAAAGGGTTCCTTTGTCTTCTTCAACCTGGTTTTGGGTTTGCTGACCACTCAGACCTTGGCTGAGTTTTGGGTTTGCTGACCACTCAGACCTTGGCTGCAGCTCAGGGTCATTTAGTCTGGTCTGTTAATTCTTCACTCACAGGTATTATAGCCGCGGGTCAGAAGTGGAcgtaacctccttcagggcagttctctgggtgtaacctccttcagggcagttctctgggcgtaacctccttcagggcagttctctgggtgtaacctccttcagggcagttctctgggtgtcacctccttcagggcagttctctgggcgtaacctccttcagggcagttctctgggcgtaaccaccttcagggcagttctctgggtgtaacctccttcagggcagttctctgggtgtaaccgccttcagggcagttctctggcgtaacctccttcagggcagttctctgggtgtaacctccttcagggcagttctctggggtgtaacctccttcagggcagttctctgggtgtaaccgccttcagggcagttctctgggcgtaacctccttcagggcagttctctgggcgtaacctccttcagggcagttctctgggtgtaacctccttcagggcagttctctgggtgtaaccgccttcagggcagttctctgggtgtaacctccttcagggcagttctctgggtgtaacctccttcagggcagttctctgggtgtaacctccttcagggcagttctctgggcgtaacctccttcagggcagttctctgggcgtaacctccttcagggcagttctctgggcgtaacctccttcagggcagttctctgggtgtaacctccttcagggcagttctctggcgtaacctccttcagggcagttctctgggtgtaacctccttcagggcagttctctggcgtaacctccttcagggcagttctctgggcgtaacctccttcagggcagttctctgggcgtaacctccttcagggcagttctctgggcgtaacctccttcagggcagttctctgggtgtaacctccttcagggcagttctctgggcgtaacctccttcagggcagttcgCTGGGgcgtaacctccttcagggcagttctctgggcgtaacctccttcagggcacttctctgggcgtaacctccttcagggcagttctctgggcgtaacctccttcagggcagttctctgggtgtaacctccttcagggcagttctctgggtgtaacctccttcagggcagttctctgggcgtaacctccttcagggcagttctctgggtgtaacctccttcagggcagttctctgggcgtaacctccttcagggcagttctctgggtgtaacttccttcagggcagttctctgggtgtaacctccttcagggcagttctctgggtgtaaccgccttcagggcagttctctgggcgtaacctccttcagggcagttctctgggcgtaacctccttcagggcagttctctgggtgtaacctccttcagggcagttctctgggtgtaaccgccttcagggcagttctctgggtgtaacctccttcagggcagttctctgggtgtaacctccttcagggcagttctctgggcgtaacctccttcagggcagttctctgggcgtaacctccttcagggcagttctctgggcgtaacctccttcagggcagttctctgggtgtaacctccttcagggcagttctctgggcgtaacctccttcagggcagttctctgggtgtaacctccttcagggcagttctctgggcgtaacctccttcagggcagttctctgggcgtaacctccttcagggcagttctctgggcgtaacctccttcagggcagttctctgggcgtaacctccttcagggcagttctctgggtgtaacctccttcagggcagttctctgggcgtaacctccttcagggcagttctctgggcgtaaactccttcagggcagttctctgggcgtaacctccttcagggcacttctctgggcgtaacctccttcagggcagttctctggcgtaacctccttcagggcagttctctgggtgtaacctccttcagggcagttctctgggtgtaacctccttcagggcagttctctgggcgtaacctccttcagggcagttctctgggtgtaacctccttcagggcagttctctgggtgtcacctccttcagggcagttctctgggcgtaacctccttcagggcagttctctggggcgtaacctccttcagggcagttctctgggcgtaacctccttcagggcagttctctgggcgtaacctccttcagggcagttctctgggcttaacctccttcagggcagttctctgggtgtaacctccttcagggcagttctctgggtgtaacctccttcagggcagttctctgggcgtAACTATAGTTACGAGGCAAGGTCTTTACTCAGATCCGATTTTAGACAACTAATGTCACCAAAACAATCTCTTTGAtctggacattttccacacaacgtacaaTTTGCAAACAtcacgcacatactaggaaaactcttaaaAGTTACGCTGTTTTTCGTTATAACGTTGTCCTTTAACTTTTAATGACATAGCAAAAACGACATTACATTTTAATATTCCGTCtgtcgtcatgaccaccatttgTGGCTGACGAAACCCATCGTCCCACAGTCCATTTTATTGCATGTTAATGTCCTGTGGCCGGTTCTCCATAGTGACGAAGGAATTGTGTCTGCTGCCTTAGTTTTACAATCGGTGTGAGGTGTCATAACCCCCCATCTCCAtactctccatctcttcccctctggtGGGTGTGAGAGATCTCTCTGTGGGATTGTGGTCCACGGTAACCTGACCAGGCCAGTCATGTGTATTTTGTTATCTACAGGTATAATGTTGTTGACTATGATGGAGGTTTTGTGTTAATGTGATGTGTTCCAGGTTTGGTGTGGTGGACTGAGCCTCAGTACACAGGGATGCAGGTCCGAGTGCAGTCAAGAGTTTCCAGAAGAACGAGAACGCCTGGGAGGTTCCAACAGCAGCCTCAACAGTGTGGCCCAGTAGCCCAGACTGACTGGATGCGTCTGGAACACCTATTCCCTAGAACCCTCTAACTCAACTCTGGGGCTCCAGGCCATTTCCACtgtgttttttttcattgttcccctctaatcagggactgatttagattcccctctaatcagggttTGATTTGaccctgggacaccaggtgggtgattcccctctaatcagggcctgatttaaacctgggacaccaggtagatgtttcccctctaatcagggcctgatttgaacctgggacaccagggtgggtgattcccctctaatc
Proteins encoded in this region:
- the LOC135535792 gene encoding FSD1-like protein, which produces SGTPSPKRTLTTRSPAIRGSRDRFTGESYTVLGDTIMDCGQHYWEVKALKDCKSYSVGVSYRNLGKFDQLGKTNTTWCIHINNWLQPSFAAKHNNKAKSLDGTAPGRIGVFCDLDSGQLSFYNAETKQLIHTFKAKFSQPVVPAFMVWCGGLSLSTQGCRSECSQEFPEERERLGGSNSSLNSVAQ